TTCTCCTCTGGTTCTTCTACTCTAGGCGCTAATCGCTGCTTGAAATGATTGTCTGAGTAGGCCTTGGACAAAGCGAAGCTGACGCACGCTACGACTCCTGATAGCCCGAAGAACAGAGCAAAAAGCCCGAATACTCTCGTTAGGCCAATCGCGGCTAACGGGAAAACAAAGTACAAGACGCTAAAAGTTCCAACAATCCCAACTACTGTCACCAATACTATCCCTGAAAACCAGATACGTAGCATGAGTATGTTGACCTCAAATATTATCAGTAAGGCCTAATCTTCGACGCGATAGCGGTCAAACGATCAAGCTGCGCACCTTTTCTTCGCCATCGCTAAGAAAAGGTAATGCATTTCCAAACTTCTTGGTTTTCACAAACGAGTCGCATCTTTGAAAAAGTGTGTCGAAACTTGTGAGTTCCGCACTGTATGTCGAAACCATCTAAGCAATCAACAATTTATCAAACAGTTTTGCAAGTCCTTCGGCCGCTAAGATGATGGCATCAAAGGACTTTAAACCGATAGTTTACCAACCAGTCAAAAAGCTCAAATTTTTGCCGTATTTACACCAAATCATGGCCTCCATTCTCTGGGTTCATGGAGTCGCAGATAGAATTAGAAAAAACAGGAGATTGTCATGTTTCATTTGAAGAACACCAAGTCGCTGGCCGTGACGCTAGCCCTGCTCGCATCGCCAGCAGCCGCAATCGATTTAGGAGGCGGCGGTGGATTGGGCGGCGCTGTTGGTGGTGTTTCTGGTGGCGTTACGGAAACTGCCAGCGCAAGCGTCGGCGGCGTAGGCAGCGCAACAGAGTCGGTTTCTGGCAGCTTAGGTGGCAGCGATAGTGTTGCCAGCGTTAGCGAAACTGGCAATGTCAGTTTAGGAGGCGGGACTGTCGCAACCGAAACCGTAAATGCAACAATCGGCAACGGCACGACCCCCACAAATGTGACGGCGGAAGTGTGCGTTGGAAGCGCTTCATGTTCGCAACAGGCAACTTCTCAAGCACCAGTGGCCCGCTTGGCAACACGCGCAGCTAGCGGTGGGCAAGCCAAGAAATTGGTGAGGTTGGTTGCTAGCGACCTCGTCGGTATGGAAGTGGTCGCACGAGGCAACAAGGCTGTCGGTGTCGTCAAGGCTGTAAATTCCTTTGATAAGCGTTACGTCGACATTACAATTGCGCTCGATGCTGGGTTGTTCGACGAAGTGGCTGAGATCCGGATGAAGCTCCCGATGTCCAACGTGAGTTCAAGTGGGATAAGCTTGAATACCAGCGTAAGAAAAATCCGAAGATCGCTGTGATTGGATTTGAAGACTAGCAGCTACACTTTTTGAAGCTGACCGGATGGAACAACCGTCTGGTCAGCTTTTCCCATTTGACAGTAACCTTGGGCAAGCGGACACCGTAGGCTCAGCGCGTGTTTGGTCACCCAGTGTTCTTTCGAATACCTCCCCAGAACTGGCTTCAAAATCGCGATACCTGATTGCCGGCCTGGACAGTGTTCATGATCAATCTGAAATCAGACAAAAATCATGATAGCTGGTTCGGCACCGGGTTACGGGCATCGATATTCGATTTTAGTGCCGCTAAACGACCGCGACGCATGACTTTGTCGAAGTTCCGGTAGGAAGGTTGAGTGGCGACCAGCCCAAGTCGACGTCTATCGGCAGGCCTTACCAAGGCATGCGCCGCAAGGTCTTTTGCGAATAGGCTGATAACCTCAGTCTTACTTAGAGTGGGGCCAGTGATGCCAATTGGCGTGCTATCATCAAGTTCGTTGTAACGGTCATGGTACATGATGGTTCCTCACGGTAACTCAGAATTTAACGCGCGGCCGCAGCGGCCAGCTGAGTTAATCGTTGAACAAATCTCCCGTTCGTAACACGCCCTCGAGGGTGGAAAATCAGCGTTTCCACCCAAAGGAGGATGATCTTTAGATCTCTCTAATCCAGCCCTGTGAAGATCTGATCCAGTCCACCTTTGGGCCTTAGCTATCGTTCAAAAACCTGGCATCATACGTTGGTAGTAGAATGCGAGTAGCTACCCAAGGGTGGATTCATCTAAAGCATAAATTACGTCAGATTACGGTCACATCTCTGCCTGAAAGGGTGGCTACTCATGTTCCTTGAAAGGTAGCAATTATGATAGCATTCAACTCTCGGTGCATTGCAGTGCTTGGTACGGCCCTTGCTGTGAGTATCTCTGGGGCCTCGGTCGCCCAATCGCAAAGCCTTGACGCTATTGGATCGCAGGTGGTCAGGACTGAGGTCGCTGGCAAAAGCTACCAACATACAGTTCAGAAACTGCGCAGTGAGGGTTTTAAGATCGTCTCTGTCAAAAAATCCTTGCTCGGTCGCATCCGGGTATTGGCTCTCAAAAACAACAACCTACGCGAGATCATCATCAGCCGTTCTACGGGAGAGATTAAACGAGACGCTATTATCTCTAGTAGCGGTTCGACCCAAGTAGAAGAGAGCCAGACCAACTCTAGTTCGTCTTCTTCTGGAGCAAGCTTGAATTCTGAAGTTTCGGTAGGTGTTGGTAACGGTATTGGAGCCTCTGTCGGCACTTCGGGGGGCCTTACCGGGACAGCAGGCGGTGTTGTCGGAAATGTCGGTGGCGCAATCGAGAGCGCTATTGATGGGCTTGGGCTCTGAAATCTAACGAAAGAGTATGAGTTTCATGCCGGTTATTTTGTCAAATCGTTGAGTTGTAAAGGTAGGAAGGCATATGAGCTTGAACAATGTACGACCCTCTCTGCTTTTCATTTATGTCGCACTGATTTTTCAATCAGTCAGCGCTTTGTTCTTTCTTGGTGAGCTCTGGGGAGAAGTCCTTGGGTTGAGGTCGCGGCCTTTGCCGTGGAACATCCAGGAAATTATCCAAATATCGGCTAGTGTCGGACTGATCACGGGAGTTGTTGTAACCTCTGTCTTTCTACGTCGTAGCCAACAGCGTATTTCGGCACTCGACCAGCAGATTGCGAATGTATCAGGCAACTATCGCGCCTACTTGGAGACGCAGTTTATCAACTGGGGTCTTTCAGACTCTGAGCGCGAGATCGCAATTTTTGCAATGAAGGGCTTTTCGAATTCCGAGATCGCAGATCTGCGCGGCACATCGGCCTCCACGGTCAAAAGCCAAATGACTGCGATTTATCGCAAATCGAACTTCATGAACCGTCAACAGATCATTTCATTTCTCGTCGAAGAGTTGCTGGCGGGTGTCACGGTTGAAGAAAAGAAAACCAATGCAGCTGAGCTACCCCCCATTAGTTGGACGGTATCTGGCGTAAATTAAGCTACTCTTTGCACCTGCTGATCGGGGCTGGTTGTTTCGTTTCTCTGTCAATCGAACACGGCAGGTGGTTGACTGCCAAAGGCAGATAGCGGTCGCTTGTGATTATCAAACTCGATCCACTTTCTGACGCCAGCTTTAGCTTTTGGCCTGATCTGCCAAGCATGCAGATAGTCGCACTCGCATTTCAAAGACCGCCACAGTCGCTCGACAAAGATGTTGTCAAGAAAGAGCCCCTTCTCGTTTCGCCAAATCCACGTGCCAATCCTCTTCACTGGACGACGAACGGACAAGATTTCTAGCTCTGACGCTGACGGGATTGTACAAACGACATTGAGGTATTCACCTGTTCTGCATTGGGAATAGGGGAATGGTGGCAAATGCACTTGGTGGTCACGCCCAACCACCTGAACCAAGTCGCCCGCCCAAAAAATGACAGTTCGGCGGCATAGGTTGCACCGGACCGCGAGCAATCGGTTCGGGTTCGCCGCTTCTCGCATTCGGTGATTTCGGAGTGGGTTAGCTGATGGGCGCGCTGCTGGCATAGCTCAAAATAGAACATTGCAAGAACATCCTGCAAAGCACTTCTGAGATCAGGCATAACCCTCAGAGCGCGCTTACCACGCTTCAATTGGCACCCCCAAAATTTCAACTGATTGGAGCTAAAAGGGTGGCCTAGGCTAAAGTAAATCCGCTCAATTCATTGAATTAAATTAATAACTTTGGAAGATTTGGTGCGGTCGGAGGGACTCGAACCCTCACTCTTGTTACAGAACAGCGACCTCAACGCTGCGCGTCTACCAATTCCGCCACGACCGCAAAATCATAGGGATGTGGGCGGCGTTCTAGCCTGCCCCCCCGCCCTTGTGAAGCGCAAAAACGCATGGATTGAAAAAGGCCGGAGATGGTGTCCATCTCCGGCCTTCAATTTGTTGCGTGTCGGGTCGCTTATGGCTCGACCTTAAAGATTGGCAGGGCCGATGCGGGCTGCACCTGCGGAACGATTGCCGCGTTGCTTCCCAGCGAGAAGGACGCCTTGCGCAAAAGCGCGTTACGCTCTGGCTGACCGGGTGCGAAGACCGGTGTTGCGCCGTTCTCGATTGCCGTGAGACCCATGTCGTACCATGCCAGCGCCAGATCGGTCCGCTTGGACACGCCAAACCCTTGCGCCAAATGGTGGCCCATGAGCTCGGCATAGACCTGCTCACCCAGCACCGCCAAGAGCAAGGCAGAGCCGACGGCCACATCCATGTTATCCGTGCGATACCCGACCGAGAGGCAGATCTTTGCAGTGCCAGCCAGTTGGACCGGCGACATGCCTGTGCCCAAAACGAAGCCGGAAACGTCTTGCAACACGGCGGTGTGCGGTTTCAGTGACATGGCGGCGACATGCTCTTTCAAAGCAGGGCCGAAGCCTTCACATTGCTGCGCGATCTGCGCCGGTGTGAAGCCTTGGATTTTCGATGCCAGTTGCTCGCCTTCGGCGATGGCGTAGGTCCGCGCAAGGCAGAATTGCTCATTCAGGGCCAGATTGCTGTCCACCATGGTCTCAGTGGTCATGAAGCCGCCATTCGTCGACGTCAGCAACGACACCTGATTGCAGTGCGAGGCCAAAGAGACGTCAGCGGTCTGCGCCATGAAGCTTGGAAGCGAGCCCGTCTGCGGTGTGCCCAATGCAGCCGCCCCGGCTCCGGCCAAGGCCGTCACAGTGGTAGTTGTCGTGGTCGTTCCGCCAAGAACCTGAGGCTGCAAAACTTGCGGCTGCGGTGCCACGACAACGGTCGTTGCAGGCGCAGATGCCACGGCACCAGCCGTGGCGACGCCAGCGGCCTCGTTCCGGTAGCGGGTCAGAAGACCGCGTGGACCAGTTGGGCTGGCCGCGATCAGCTGACTTGTGGCCGCTCCGCCAGCAAGTGCGCGGTTATAGCTTTGCAGTAAGAAGTTCTTTTCGTAATCCGTTAGCTGCCCCGTGGCAGGATAGCCCATATGGGCCTGATAGTTGGAAATGGCAGCCCGCGAATTGCGCCCCAAAACGCCATCTGGCGTACCAGCCGGGAAACCGAAGTAGTTCAAAGAGGTCTGGATTTCACGGCGCTCTTGCCGGATGTAAGACGGCACAGCCGCTTTTTTCGGGGTGTAAGTTCTTTTCCGCACAACGCGTTTTTGTTTGCCTGCGTTCCGAACAATTGCGGAACCGACAACGCCCGCCACGATACCCGCAGCGAAGTCTCCACTATCTGCCGAAACACGAGTCGCTGGAACGGTCAGCATTGCCGCCGCAGCACAAGCCATTGTAATATTTTTAAAAAACATGCAATTCATCCTTAAACACAGCTAAATACCCTCACAGCGTAGCACGCCGAGCGAATTCGGGCCTAGAAAAAACATGCAACGTCTGGCGAGAGCCCTTTGAAACAAAGGCACAAACCATGGTGGACTGGATCACAACCGACGGCTTAACCGACTATGCGGAAGCAGTCGCGTTCATGGAAAACCGCGCTGACGCGATCCATCGCGGCGAAGCCTCAGAGTGCATCTGGTTGGTCGAGCATCCGCCGCTTTACACTGCCGGAACCTCCGCCAATGTCGCCGATCTGGTTGCACCCGACCGTTTCCCTGTCCACGAGACACGACGTGGCGGGCAATACACGTATCACGGGCCCGGCCAGCGGGTGGCCTATGCGATGTTGGACCTGAACCGGCGCGGACGCGACGTGCGCAAATACGTCCAGCAACTTGAGCATTGGGTGATTGCCACTCTGGCAGAGTTCAACGTCACGGGTCACATTCGCGAAGGTCGCGTTGGTGTCTGGGTCGAACGGCCGGACAAACCGCTCCAGCCCAGCGGTGAATTGGCCGAGGACAAAATCGCCGCGATCGGCGTTCGGGTCCGCAAATGGGTGACGTTTCACGGGCTGTCGATTAATGTCGAACCCAATCTGGAACATTTCAGCGGCATCGTCCCCTGCGGCATCTCGGAACACGGAGTGACCTCCCTGATCGATTTGGGTTTGCCCGTGACCATGGCCGATCTTGATGTCGCGCTCCGGACCCAGTTCGACACGGCATTCGGCATGGACGACTAGCTGTTTAACGCCAGCTCCCGCAGAACCCGCCTGCTGATTGGCGATAGGCTTGTGTCTTTGGTGCTCTGCCCCAACTGATGTCTAAGGACCATTTGCACAGCCGCCAACTTGACAGGTTGCGGCCTGGCTAACAGATAACGGATCTCAAAGGCTGGGCAGCCACCTGACATTCGCAGAAAATGCGACATTTTGCGCGTATAACAGGCGGTTGAAACATTGCCCCGCCCGCCTATCGTCTCTAAAACAGATGAACAATAACGGGGCGACTCTGCCCCGATCTTCGTGCAGGGACCAACAGCTCTGTGCAAAAACGAGTGGAAACGGGAGAATCGCATGGCCGACGCAGCCATCCAAGGGCACGACCACGACGAGCGGGGATTCTTCACCCGCTGGTTCATGTCCACGAACCATAAAGATATCGGGATCTTGTATCTCTTCACCGCCGGCCTGATGGGCTTGGTATCCGTCATCTTCACCGTCTACATGCGGATGGAGCTGATGGAGCCCGGCGTTCAATACATGTGCCTTGAGGGCGCACGCCTGACGGCAGCAGCCGTTGCGGATTGTACCCCGAACGGCCACCTCTGGAACGTGCTGATCACCGGCCACGGCATCTTGATGATGTTCTTCGTCGTGATCCCTGCCCTGTTCGGCGGCTTTGGTAACTACTTGATGCCATTGCAAATCGGCGCACCAGACATGGCGTTCCCTCGGATGAATAACCTGTCTTACTGGATGTATGTCGCTGGCTGTTCGCTGGCGGTGGCTTCCCTGCTGACCCCGGGTGGCAACGACCAGCTTGGCTCCGGCGTTGGCTGGGTGCTGTACGCGCCGCTGTCCACTTCCGAGGCAGGCATGTCGATGGACTTCGCGATTTTCGCAGTCCACATGTCCGGCGCATCGTCCATCTTGGGCGCGATCAACATGATCACCACTTTCCTGAACATGCGCGCGCCGGGGATGACCCTGCACAAAGTGCCACTGTTCGGCTGGTCGATCTTCGTCACCTCGTGGCTGATCCTGCTGTCCCTGCCTGTGCTGGCTGGCGCCATCACCATGCTACTGACAGACCGGAACTTCGGCACCACCTTCTTCCAACCTGAAGGCGGCGGCGACCCGATCCTGTACCAACACTTGCTTTGGTTCTTCGGTCACCCCGAGGTGTATATCATCATCGTTCCGGGCTTCGGCATCATCAGCCACATCATCGCGACCTTCTCCAAGAAGCCGATCTTTGGCTATCTGCCGATGGTCTATGCAATGGTTGCAATCGGCGCGCTTGGCTTCGTCGTGTGGGCGCACCACATGTACACAGTTGGCATGAGCCTGTCGCAGCAGTCCTACTTCATGATGGCCACGATGGTGATCGCGGTGCCAACAGGCATCAAGATCTTCTCGTGGATCGCCACCATGTGGGGCGGCTCAATCGAGATGAAAACGCCAATGCTCTGGGCCTTCGGCTTCCTGTTCCTCTTCACCGTGGGCGGCGTGACCGGCATCGTGCTGTCGCAAGCTGGCATCGACCGAGCCTATCACGACACCTACTACGTTGTGGCACACTTCCACTACGTGATGAGCTTGGGCGCTGTGTTCTGTATCTTCGCAGGCATCTACTTCTACCTGCCGAAGTTCTCGGGCCGCATGTATCCTGAATGGGCTGGCAAGCTGCACTTCTGGGCAATGTTCATCGGGGCCAACCTGACGTTCTTCCCACAGCACTTCCTGGGCCGCCAAGGTATGCCACGTCGTTATATCGACTACCCGGAGGCCTTCGCCTACTGGAACTACGTGTCGAGCTGGGGCGCCTTCTTGTCCTTTGCATCGTTCATCTTCTTCATCGGTGTTCTGTTCTACACGCTAACCAAAGGTCGCCGCGTGACAGAAGCAAACCCATGGAACGAATATGCTGACACGCTGGAATGGACCCTGCCCTGCCCTCCACCGGAACACACGTTCGAGATCCTGCCTAAGCAGTCGGACTGGGACAAAGGCCATAGCCATTAACCGGCCATGCCAATCCAGCATATAAACCTATCGAAAGGGGCCTCGGACTATCCCGAGGCCCTTTCTTCTTACGAAGGCAAAGCACCGATGTATCGCGTGCTCCTTTGGCCGCACCGCTCCCTACCCCGCGGCGGTTTCGTATTCTTCATCGCGATCACCTGCATCATGCTCACCTTCCCGCTGCTTCCCCTGATCGGCACCGCCGCTATCTGGGTCTTGCTGCCGTTTCTGGTGCTCACCGTCGCCCTGCTTTGGGTGTTCATCATGCGCAGCTACCGCTCGGGCCAGTTGGTGGAGGAACTTAGCCTTTGGCCAGACCACATGACTTTGGTGCGCCGCAACCCTGATGGTACGCGCCAAGACTGGGAGGCAAACCCGTACTGGGTCGAAGTCATATCCCACGACAAACCTGTTGAAGCGTATCTGACCCTGCGCGGCGGGCCGCGCGAAGTGGAAATGGGTGCCTTCCTAACTCCTGAGGAACGCATAGAGCTTAAGGAAGAGCTGGAAGACAAACTGCGCTTTCTCGCGGTCGAGCCGCGTTGACGGCTCAAAGCCAAGCCTTCGCTTTGCCAAACCACATTGTCTCGCTACAACGACTTACCGGCCCAGACTGACTATACGAGAAGCACCGCAGGTATGTACGATCCCAAAGGCAACGGCAAAGACAAGGCCGTCCAAACAGTCCACTTCGTCGAGGCCGAACCACCGAGCCACTTGCGCGGAATTGTGCATCGGTATCTGGAACTGAAGACTGACGGAGTGCTGCCCGAAGACTACCGCTTCCACGCCCTGCCCGACGCCTGCGCCTATGTCGTTTTCGACCAGCGCGACCGCAATATCACCGGCGTCTCCAAGTTGCGGGCCACATCCGAGGAATTCAACCTTGGACGCTCTTTCCATTTCGTGAACATCCGGTTCCTGCCTGGTGTCTGGCAAAGCAGTGTCGAGCCGGTGTCCCACGGCATGGTTGATGCGGCCTACACAGGCGAACTGCCCTTGATCGAGGTAAACCAAGAGCTTGCAGGTCGCGACTTCGCCGACCAGCAAAACACCCTAACCACACTCGTCGAAGAGCTGATCAACCGCAAACTAGTCGATGTGAACCCCGTAACCGAGAAGATATTCCAGCATCTCGACGACATTCAGTCCGTGGCAGACATGGCGGAGATTTCGCATCTATCACCGCGCCAGTTGCAACGAACGCTCAAGCGCACCACCGGTTTTGCACCGCATGATTTCCTCAAGATTCTTCGTTTACAGCAGTCGCTGAACGGGAATGACACATGGTCTTATGCAGATCAGTCCCATTTCATCCATTCCTTCCGAAAAGCGACAGGATACACCCCCGGAAAATACGCGCGAAAGTTCGATGTCTGAAATCTACAATACAGGACCACCTGCTGCTTGTTAGGTGATTGGCATAACGACAAGCAATGGAGCTGAATATGTCAAAAATGAATGCAGTTGGATGGTTCGACATCTTTGTAGACGACCTTGATCGGGCGGTCGCCTTTTACGAAACAGTGTTGGGCGCAAAGCTGGAGCAGATGGGTGACCCGACCGGCGAAACCCAAATGATGGCCTTCCCCGCCGACATGAGCGCTTACGGTGCGGCGGGCGCTTTGACGAAATCCCCTCACGCAGGCCCGGGAGTCGGCGGCACGATCGTCTATTTTATGGCTGACGATTGCGCCGAGCCTGAAGCACGCGTGGCCGGAGCTGGCGGCGTGGTCATCAAGCCGAAGTTCTCGATCGGGGAGTTCGGCTTTGTCGCCCTGTGCCAAGACAGCGAAGGCAACATGTTCGGCATTAACTCACTGAAATAGATCGGAGGGCCGCATCAAGCCTGAGCCTCAAGATCACGGGCAACACCAACAGTTGCCCGTGACGCGTTTTGTGGATGTCAGAAGGGCCAAGCCCCTAACCCAGTCGTGCCTTTACGATCGGGCCAACCGCACCGAAATCCATCTGGCCGGTGTATTTACCCTTCAGCACGCCCATGACGCGCCCCATGTCGCGGATGCTTTCGGCACCGACATCTTTGATCGCCGCAGCCACTGCTGCTTCCGCTTCTTTTTCACTCAGTTGAGCTGGCAGGAAATCCTCGATCACTTTAACCTCGGCCAGTTCGCGTTCGGCGAGCTCCAGCCGCCCACCTTCTTCGTAGGCCCGTGCGCTTTCTTGGCGCTGCTTCACCATCTTGCCAAGAATCGCCAGAATCTCGGGGTCGCCGACGCTTTTGCCGTCGACCCGCAGGGCGATATCTTGGTCTTTGATCGCAGCATTAATCAGACGCAATGTGCCCAGACGCGCGGCGTCCTTGGCTTTCATCGCTTCTTTAAGCGCGTCTGTAATGCGTGCGCGCAAATCATTGGACATAAGGTGCCTTCCCTGAAACCTTGTGAGGCGCGTCTTTTACCCAAATCGCCGTCACATCACAACCGCCGCTTTGCGCGTTGCAAAAAAGGCCCCCGCTGTGGTTGACGCCCCCCGCGCCCCCCCGTAGATATCGGCGAGTTTAAAATCAGCTTTGTGGGAGACGCTGCCATGACCTCCAAACCGACAGCCTGTCTTGTTCTGGCCGATGGCACCGTGTTCTACGGCCAC
Above is a window of Litoreibacter janthinus DNA encoding:
- a CDS encoding helix-turn-helix transcriptional regulator; this encodes MSLNNVRPSLLFIYVALIFQSVSALFFLGELWGEVLGLRSRPLPWNIQEIIQISASVGLITGVVVTSVFLRRSQQRISALDQQIANVSGNYRAYLETQFINWGLSDSEREIAIFAMKGFSNSEIADLRGTSASTVKSQMTAIYRKSNFMNRQQIISFLVEELLAGVTVEEKKTNAAELPPISWTVSGVN
- a CDS encoding integrase core domain-containing protein, with translation MPAARPSANPLRNHRMREAANPNRLLAVRCNLCRRTVIFWAGDLVQVVGRDHQVHLPPFPYSQCRTGEYLNVVCTIPSASELEILSVRRPVKRIGTWIWRNEKGLFLDNIFVERLWRSLKCECDYLHAWQIRPKAKAGVRKWIEFDNHKRPLSAFGSQPPAVFD
- a CDS encoding peptidoglycan-binding domain-containing protein, which produces MFFKNITMACAAAAMLTVPATRVSADSGDFAAGIVAGVVGSAIVRNAGKQKRVVRKRTYTPKKAAVPSYIRQERREIQTSLNYFGFPAGTPDGVLGRNSRAAISNYQAHMGYPATGQLTDYEKNFLLQSYNRALAGGAATSQLIAASPTGPRGLLTRYRNEAAGVATAGAVASAPATTVVVAPQPQVLQPQVLGGTTTTTTTVTALAGAGAAALGTPQTGSLPSFMAQTADVSLASHCNQVSLLTSTNGGFMTTETMVDSNLALNEQFCLARTYAIAEGEQLASKIQGFTPAQIAQQCEGFGPALKEHVAAMSLKPHTAVLQDVSGFVLGTGMSPVQLAGTAKICLSVGYRTDNMDVAVGSALLLAVLGEQVYAELMGHHLAQGFGVSKRTDLALAWYDMGLTAIENGATPVFAPGQPERNALLRKASFSLGSNAAIVPQVQPASALPIFKVEP
- the ctaD gene encoding cytochrome c oxidase subunit I, which translates into the protein MADAAIQGHDHDERGFFTRWFMSTNHKDIGILYLFTAGLMGLVSVIFTVYMRMELMEPGVQYMCLEGARLTAAAVADCTPNGHLWNVLITGHGILMMFFVVIPALFGGFGNYLMPLQIGAPDMAFPRMNNLSYWMYVAGCSLAVASLLTPGGNDQLGSGVGWVLYAPLSTSEAGMSMDFAIFAVHMSGASSILGAINMITTFLNMRAPGMTLHKVPLFGWSIFVTSWLILLSLPVLAGAITMLLTDRNFGTTFFQPEGGGDPILYQHLLWFFGHPEVYIIIVPGFGIISHIIATFSKKPIFGYLPMVYAMVAIGALGFVVWAHHMYTVGMSLSQQSYFMMATMVIAVPTGIKIFSWIATMWGGSIEMKTPMLWAFGFLFLFTVGGVTGIVLSQAGIDRAYHDTYYVVAHFHYVMSLGAVFCIFAGIYFYLPKFSGRMYPEWAGKLHFWAMFIGANLTFFPQHFLGRQGMPRRYIDYPEAFAYWNYVSSWGAFLSFASFIFFIGVLFYTLTKGRRVTEANPWNEYADTLEWTLPCPPPEHTFEILPKQSDWDKGHSH
- a CDS encoding DUF2244 domain-containing protein, whose product is MPIQHINLSKGASDYPEALSSYEGKAPMYRVLLWPHRSLPRGGFVFFIAITCIMLTFPLLPLIGTAAIWVLLPFLVLTVALLWVFIMRSYRSGQLVEELSLWPDHMTLVRRNPDGTRQDWEANPYWVEVISHDKPVEAYLTLRGGPREVEMGAFLTPEERIELKEELEDKLRFLAVEPR
- a CDS encoding helix-turn-helix domain-containing protein; translation: MYDPKGNGKDKAVQTVHFVEAEPPSHLRGIVHRYLELKTDGVLPEDYRFHALPDACAYVVFDQRDRNITGVSKLRATSEEFNLGRSFHFVNIRFLPGVWQSSVEPVSHGMVDAAYTGELPLIEVNQELAGRDFADQQNTLTTLVEELINRKLVDVNPVTEKIFQHLDDIQSVADMAEISHLSPRQLQRTLKRTTGFAPHDFLKILRLQQSLNGNDTWSYADQSHFIHSFRKATGYTPGKYARKFDV
- a CDS encoding VOC family protein; its protein translation is MSKMNAVGWFDIFVDDLDRAVAFYETVLGAKLEQMGDPTGETQMMAFPADMSAYGAAGALTKSPHAGPGVGGTIVYFMADDCAEPEARVAGAGGVVIKPKFSIGEFGFVALCQDSEGNMFGINSLK
- a CDS encoding GatB/YqeY domain-containing protein, coding for MSNDLRARITDALKEAMKAKDAARLGTLRLINAAIKDQDIALRVDGKSVGDPEILAILGKMVKQRQESARAYEEGGRLELAERELAEVKVIEDFLPAQLSEKEAEAAVAAAIKDVGAESIRDMGRVMGVLKGKYTGQMDFGAVGPIVKARLG